The genomic interval TCAGCAGGACTGGCCCTGATTTTATGGACGTTGTATTACCAGCAAGTCGTGCCGGTGGCCGGAGTTGCGTCCACGCCCGCATCGATGTCCGAGGTTTTTATTAAATTGTTTGCGGTATTAATTGTGGTTACTGGCGTCGGCACATGGTGGTTGATTCTGACCAATGAAAGCCGCAAAGTGGCACATGAAGAATCCGAGCGCCAGACCAATCTGCTGCTGCAAGAGATCGAAGCGCATAAACAAACCGATAGCGAATTGCAACGCGCCAAAGAAGCGGCAGAGGCGGCAAATTTAGCAAAAAGTCGCTTCGTGACAGGGATGAGTCACGAATTACGCACGCCGTTGAATAGCATTCTGGGTTACGCGCAAATTTTGCAACTGGACGCGGCGTTGCCAGCAGGCAGGCGCGATGCGGTTGGCGTGATTCGTAGCAGCGGCGAACATTTGTTGAGTCTGATTGACGGCCTGCTCGATATTGCACGGATAGAAGCAGGCAAAATGCGACTGGCATCCGACGAGGTGCCGCTGAACGAATTTTTGGATCAGATCGTGGATATGATCGCACCACAAGCTGCCGAGAAAGGCTTGCAGTTTCAGTTCGATAAAGGCGAACGCATGCCAGAGGTGGTGCACGCCGATCAAAAACGTTTGCGTCAGATTCTGATTAATCTGCTGGGCAATGCCGTCAAGTTTACTGATAGCGGAAGCGTGACATTACGAGTGCGTTATCTGCGGGAAATGGCGTACTTCGATATCGTCGATAGCGGCATCGGCATCAACGCCGAAGACCTGACGCGGATATTTCTGCCGTTTGAGCGCAGCGATGCGGCCAATCTGCGTGAGGATATCGGCACCGGTCTGGGTCTGGCGATCAGCAGCATGCTGACCCATATCATGGGCGGCCAACTTACAGTCAAGAGTGAAATCGGCATCGGCAGTACGTTTCAGCTAAAGATTTACTTGCCGCAAGTAAATGTTCCGCGTCCACGCTTGAAACTGGAAGATCAAATGTCGGGCTATCGCGGTGCTAGAAAACGCATTCTGATCATTGACGACCAAGCCTCGCAGCGGGCGGTGTTGCACGCCATTTTGTCGCCATTGGGTTTTGTGATTGCGCAAGCTGATAGCGGAGCCGCAGGGTTGGCAGCGATTGCGGCGCAATTGCCTGATTTGGTGCTGCTGGATATTTCTATGCCGATCATGGATGGCTGGGCGGTCTGCCGCACGATACGCGCGCGCGGTCATGCGCAGTTGCCGGTGATCATGGTATCGGCCAGCGCGATCGATGGCGGACCGGAACGTCTGGAAACGGCGCTGCATACCGATTTTGTCGTGAAGCCGGTATCGTTTAATGAACTGCTATATAAAATCCGGCTGCATCTGAAACTGGATTGGATTGCAGGACCAGCACCGACACCAGTGACGCTAGCCCCGTTGCCTGTGCAGACAAAAGTAATGTTTCTCTATCCGTCGCAAGAAAAGCTCGACGCGTTGCTGGCGCTGGGAGAGATCGGCTATGTCAAAGGTATTTTGCAACGGCTAGATGAGATCGCCGCACAAGATCAGGCGTATTTGCCCTTCACCAACGAGATGCGGGGCCTGGTAAAGCGGTTCCGGCTGAATGATTTTAATAACCGTATTAAGGAGATGATGCGTGATGATGTCGACAAGGTTTGACAGACACGTGGTGCTGATCGTCGACGACGTGCCGGACAATCTGGCGGTGTTGTCGGATGCATTGGATGAAAGCGGGCATATCGTGTTGGTCGCAACCGACGGTGCCAGCGCGCTGGAACGATTGCAACGTATTACCCCGGATTTGATTCTGCTGGACGCGGTAATGCCGGGCATGGATGGCTTTGAGACTTGCCGTCGGATCAAACTATTAAAACATGTCGATCACGTGCCGGTTGTGTTTATGACCGGGCTGACCGAGACCGAGCACGTGGTAAAGGGTTTTGAGGTCGGCGGGATCGATTACGTGACTAAACCGATACGCCCGCAAGAGGTGGTGGCCCGTATCGGTGCGCATATCAAGACCGCGCGCATGATGGCGCAAGCCAAAGGCGTGATCGATGCGCTGGAAGAAAAAATGGCTGTGCAACCAGCTACCCTTTCGGCATCGGGATTGATACCAGCGTTGGAGCAATATCGGCTTACCCCGCGTGAAACCGATGTGCTGAACTGGTTGGCGAAGGGTAAAACCAATCGCGATATTGCGGAGATTCTGGGCATGAGCCCACGTACGGTGAACAAACATCTGGAGCACATTTTTATTAAGCTGGGAGTGGAAACCCGCTCTGCCGCCGCTGGCATGGCGCTTAATCGTCAGCAGGTCAGCCATTGATGAATCATTGATCTGTCATTAGCAGCGCGGTATTGCGAAGACGAGGCTAGTCGGACCGCTGTCTATAGATAGACCAGATAGCCGACTATAATGAGCAATCAATTTCTTTGCTCGACCAACGTCCATGCCCTTTTCTCTCGATAAACTGCTCGTCATCGGTATTTCTTCCCGCGCCTTGTTTGATCTGGAAGCGGAAGAAGCTATTTTTCGCACGCAGGGGTTAGCGGCGTATCAGCAGCATCAACTACTGAATGAAAATCAGATTCTGAAACCCGGCGCGGCGTTTGCGCTGGTCAAGGCGTTGCTGAAGTTAAACAAACTGACCCCAGATCAACGTTTGGTCGAAGTCGTGATTATGTCGCGCAATTCGTCCGAAACGTCGATGCGCATTTTTAACGCAATCAAACATTACGAGCTGGATATCACACGGGCAGTATTGTCCGGCGGCGCGTCGCTGGCACCTTATCTGCATGCCTTTAATGTCAGCCTATTTTTGTCGCTGCATGAAGATGACGTGCAGGCGGCCATCAATTCGGATACACCCGCTGCGCTGCTGTATCAAATGCCGATCCATCAAAGTGCTGACGGCGACGTTCAGGAGCTGGATCAGATTCGCATCGCATTTGACGGCGATGCGGTGATCTTTTCGGATGAATCAGAGCGCATTTTTCAAGCCAGAGGGATTGAAGCTTTTGAGCAGCACGAGCGTGAAAACGCGTTGAAACCGCTGCCAAAAGGTCCCTTCGCACGATTGCTGATGGCGTTATCGTTTATTCAGAGCAATTTCAAAAATCCCGATGGCCGCGCTGCGCCGATCCGTACCGCGCTGGTGACGGCACGTTCGTCGCCAGCCCACGAACGGGTGATCCGCACATTACGCGCCTGGGATGTCACCATTGATGAAACGTTCTTCATGGGCGGCGTCGCCAAATCAGACGTGCTGGCTGCCTTCAGACCGCACATGTTTTTTGACGATCAACCCGGTCACTGCGAACGCGCATCGCCGCACGTGCAGACCGGCCGGGTGCCGATTAAATGGCAAGAAAA from Glaciimonas sp. PCH181 carries:
- a CDS encoding response regulator transcription factor, which gives rise to MMSTRFDRHVVLIVDDVPDNLAVLSDALDESGHIVLVATDGASALERLQRITPDLILLDAVMPGMDGFETCRRIKLLKHVDHVPVVFMTGLTETEHVVKGFEVGGIDYVTKPIRPQEVVARIGAHIKTARMMAQAKGVIDALEEKMAVQPATLSASGLIPALEQYRLTPRETDVLNWLAKGKTNRDIAEILGMSPRTVNKHLEHIFIKLGVETRSAAAGMALNRQQVSH
- a CDS encoding 5'-nucleotidase; amino-acid sequence: MPFSLDKLLVIGISSRALFDLEAEEAIFRTQGLAAYQQHQLLNENQILKPGAAFALVKALLKLNKLTPDQRLVEVVIMSRNSSETSMRIFNAIKHYELDITRAVLSGGASLAPYLHAFNVSLFLSLHEDDVQAAINSDTPAALLYQMPIHQSADGDVQELDQIRIAFDGDAVIFSDESERIFQARGIEAFEQHERENALKPLPKGPFARLLMALSFIQSNFKNPDGRAAPIRTALVTARSSPAHERVIRTLRAWDVTIDETFFMGGVAKSDVLAAFRPHMFFDDQPGHCERASPHVQTGRVPIKWQENKDAAD